In a single window of the Acyrthosiphon pisum isolate AL4f chromosome X, pea_aphid_22Mar2018_4r6ur, whole genome shotgun sequence genome:
- the LOC103309421 gene encoding craniofacial development protein 2-like — MPRNRINFMDKRLELGNGIKLGSWNVRTLNKPGALQCVLNVAEAYEIQILALQEIRWLNKGSLKKENLTLFYSSLENKKHENGVGIMIHDSILPQVKIFKAINNRLCCIILKGRIFNIGIICCYGPTEDGQDEKKEEFMEELDRAYDDIPRHCIKVLLGDFNAKIGREGTYKPTIGSESLHHINNDNGTRLINMAIAKDLIISSTYFPRKDIHKQTWISPDGHTKNQINYVLIDKKHKGCINNVRSYRGADADSDHYLLIIQFKLKLSCRWRRKNTETKRFDIGKLKNKEVAKKYEHLIQSKLAQNTGIHGENEVENQWSRVTQAIKECATDMVGWTEKTMRKDWFMTNAENQ; from the coding sequence ATGCCTCGGAATCGGATTAATTTTATGGATAAACGACTGGAACTTGGAAACGGAATCAAATTGGGATCTTGGAATGTAAGAACCTTGAACAAACCAGGAGCGCTGCAATGTGTCCTGAATGTGGCAGAGGCATACGAAATACAAATATTAGCACTCCAAGAAATTAGATGGCTAAACAAGGGGTCCCTAAAAAAGGAGAACTTGACCCTTTTCTATAGTAGcttagaaaacaaaaaacacgAAAACGGCGTTGGGATTATGATTCACGATAGTATACTACCGCAAGTAAAAATCTTTAAAGCAATTAACAATAGACTATGTTGCATCATTTTAAAAGGAAGAATATTCAACATTGGAATTATATGCTGCTATGGACCAACTGAGGATGGACAGGATGAAAAGAAAGAGGAATTTATGGAAGAACTCGACAGAGCATATGATGATATTCCGAGACACTGCATAAAGGTGCTACTAGGTGACTTTAATGCCAAAATAGGAAGAGAAGGGACATATAAACCTACCATAGGCTCTGAAAGCCTCCACCACATCAATAACGACAATGGAACTAGGCTAATAAATATGGCAATCGCGAAAGATCTGATTATCAGCAGTACATACTTCCCCCGAAAAGACATACACAAACAAACATGGATATCTCCAGATGGAcacaccaaaaatcaaataaactatGTATTAATAGATAAAAAACACAAAGGATGCATTAATAACGTAAGGAGCTATAGAGGCGCAGATGCCGACTCTGACcattatctattaataatacagTTCAAGCTAAAACTATCATGTAGATGGAGGAGAAAAAACACGGAAACTAAACGATTCGACATAGGAAAACTCAAAAACAAAGAAGTAGCCAAAAAATACGAACATTTAATTCAGAGCAAATTAGCACAAAACACAGGCATACATGGGGAAAATGAGGTTGAAAACCAATGGAGTAGAGTAACACAAGCAATAAAGGAATGCGCCACAGACATGGTCGGATGGACAGAGAAAACAATGAGAAAAGACTGGTTTATGACAAATGCCGAGAATCAATAG